A segment of the Mangrovimonas sp. YM274 genome:
TTACAAATTGAGGCGTTGTTAATAAATCATTGTCCAGGGTAATGGTGAACTCTTCGGAAACGGCATTGGAACTTTGTTTTGCTTTGTGTTTTTTGATACTGGCATTTACGTGTGCAAAATCTGAATCGTAAATGAATTGCATGGCGGAAGCTTTGTATTCATTGGTATTGAATTCAATGTCGTTGGTAAAGTTTTGTTTCAGGACAGAAAATAGTTCTTCATTATTACCGTAAATGAGCAAAGAAGATTCATCACTTAATTGTTCAGTTAAATTTTTGTAGTAACCCTGAGAGGATAGTGTATGATCATTTTGGTAGTTGGAGATGATGTCTTTTAAAAGCTCTAGGTTATCGCTAAACACAAAGTAATCGTCAAGAGTGATATAGTGGGAAGCATTTTCAACGGTGATAAGCGGTGAAAATTGCTCCTTAAAAATAGTTTGGAAATCAAAGTTGTAAATAGAAATGTCTCTATAGGTTTCTATGGGATTGCTCTCTTTTAGCTGCTCTAGGGTAGAAGTCTGGTCGATAGAATTAAGAAAGATAGCTTTTGAGTCCTTATTATATATAAGGCCAATTTCGTTGATGTTTTCAAAAAGGGCGTTTGGTGCAGTAAGGGAGTCTTTTTTATTAAAGCGATTGAGTTGTTCTTGAAACGTTTTGTAATTATTGTAGGTAAAACTTAAGAATGCTTCCGTGTTTGGCGGACATACATTACTAATTTTATTTTCTTGGGGAACTGTGTTCTTGAAAATGTTAATTAAACTTTTTGAGGAGTCAATCGCTTTCGTAATTCCATTAAGGGAAATGTCGTCCTGTGATAGCGTGACATCCAACATTAAGTAATCGGATAATTTCGCGCTAGATAATTCTTCTGTTTTGAAAACCTTTGGGAATTGATCATTGGATTTGTAAATAACGGAAAAGGTTTTGTCTGAAGAAGAAGCGTTAAGGGCTTTTTGTAATTCCAAATCTGTTGAGATTTTTGGTCTAGCCAATTCCACCAGGTGTTTTGAATTGGAGGCAAAAAATATGCTATCTATAATGGTGCTGTAGAAAACTTGATCCTCTAAGGTTGTTTTGTAGATGGATTTACTTTTGGTTTTTATAATGTCCTCTGTGTGTTTGATAAGCGAATCAAATTTTATTAAGGATGGCAGGTTTTTGGTAATTACCGCAAATTTCAAACTGTCGTTTTGATTCTGGCTGAAAGCTATGTAAACAGGGTGGTCTGTATTTAAATATGATAAAAAACCGAGATCTTTAAAGTTGGCAGCGGCATTATTGTTTTTTGACAGCGCTTTAATTAAATCATTATTATTTAAACTGCTTCTCAGGTTTTCTAGATTCGAAGTTTTTAAAATAACTTCAGTTTCTTCCGGAATTAATTGGTTGGGTTGGGGTTGTTCCGTATAGTTGGTGTTGCAGCTAAATAGAAGAGCTATGAAGAAACTTGCAAAAAAGTATTTCATATATAAAGAGGGGTTTTGATAAAATGAACTTTGCAAGGCAAATATACTTAATCGGAATCAAAAAAATGAAAAGAGTGTTAACGGTTATAGCTCTAGTTTTAATTGTTCGGGGAGTAACCGAAAGGATTTACGGTGGTATTTGGTAATGCCGTATTTTCTTATCGCTTCCCTATGCTCTTTAGTGGGGTAGCCTTTGTTCTTTTTCCAATTGTACATTGGGAATTCTGCATGAATTCGTTCCATATAGGCGTCCCGCTCTGTCTTGGCTATAATTGAGGCCGCTGCAATACTCAGGTATTTACCGTCTCCTTTAACAATAGTTTCGAAAGGGATGTCATTAAAAGGCTTGAATTTGTTGCCGTCCACAATGATAAATTCCGGTTGAGGCTGGAGTTGAAGGATGGCCTTGTGCATGGCAAGTATGGAGGCGTTTAATATATTGATATTGTCAATCTCTTCTGGCCAAATATGTGTAAATGCATAGGCGGTAGCTTTGTCTTCTATAACAGGTTTGAGCAGTTTGCGCTTAAGTTCTGTAAGCGCTTTGGAGTCATTAATTAAGGTGTTTTTTAGTTGTTTAGGAAGGATTACTGCAGCGGCAGTAACGGGGCCTGCTAGGCAACCTCTACCTGCTTCGTCAGTACCGCATTCTATTGAGAATTTCGAAAAATTGGATAAAAGCATTAAAATGTTAAATTTTCAGCAAAGTTAAAATTTTAACGCAACCAAATTGAATTTTATGCATCTATTGGTTGTTATACCGTGTTGAAACAGCAATTATTGCGCCTTTTTTTAGCCTGTTTTGCGTTAACACTTTTTTAATAAAATAACTTGCTTATTTAATATATTATTAAGATGTTTGCGCAAGACTAACTCAAATAATTGTTTTATGAAATTAAAGTTAACATGGTTAATGACGCTGTTTATGGCGTTAGTGATGCAGTTTTCCTATGCGCAGGAAAAAACGGTCACAGGAACAGTTATATCAGAAGCGGATGGTTTGCCTCTGCCTGGTGTAAATGTAATTGTAAAAGGAACTACCAGAGGTGTTCAAACTGACTTTGATGGTAATTATACTATCACAGCGAGTACAGGAGAAACTTTGGTGTTTTCGTTTGTAAGTATGAAAACTGTTGAGATGAAAGTAGGCTCAAGTAGTTCTATAAATGTTTCTATGCAGGAAGATGTTGCTGCTTTGGAAGAAGTAGTGGTTGTAGGGTACTCTTCAAGAGATGAAACAAAGGTTTCTGGAGCGGTTTCAGTTGTAAAGGCTGAAGCTATCGAGCAGGTGCCAATTGCTTCTTTTGATCAGATTCTTCAAGGTCAGGCTCCTGGGGTTCAAGTGTCTGCAGGGTCAGGTCAGCCAGGGCGTTCTGCAAGAGTAAGAATTAGAGGTAACGGGTCTATTAATGGTAGTAACACGCCATTATATATTGTGGACGGGATTCAAGTAGGTGCAGGTGATTTTGCAGCATTGAACCCTAATGATTTTGAAAATATTTCGGTGCTTAAGGATGCCAGTGCTACTGCACAATATGGTTCTAGAGGTGCGAATGGGGTTATTGTAGTAACAACTAAAAAAGGTGCTTTTGGAGAGAAGACAGAGTTTAAATATAGAACTCAGTATGGTATCTCTAAAGTAGGAAACTCGCGTTTTTCTATGATGAATTCACAAGAATTATTGAATTTCCAAAGGTTGATTGGTAGTGGTTTAGGTGCCGATAAAACGGATGCTGAAATTGCGGAATTGGCTCAGGTAGATACTAATTGGGAGGATTATTTCTTTAGAACAGCACAAACTGTTTCTCATGAAATTTCTATGACTGGAGGTTCTGAAAAATCAAGATACTACAGTAGTTTGAGTTATTTTGATCAAGAAGGTATTTCTGTGAGATCAGATTTTAAGCGTTTTACATTTAGAAATAACTTCGAGTCAAGACCTAATGACAAGACGAAAATTGGATTCAACTCTTTAGTGGCTTATTCAATTGATCACGGTGTGGATTCTGAGGCATCGGTTACATTACAAAACCCTTATGCTGCGGTGTATTTAGCCTCTCCTTACGACGCCCCTTATAATGCCGATGGAACATTTGCTACTGGTAATGGAAGAGTAGGAGCAAATGCATTGGAAAACCTATACGATAACGGTAGAGAAGGTAAACAAATCAGATTTACTGGGTCTGTTTATGCCGAGCGTGAATTATTTAAAAATATTAGCGCTAGAACTGATTTAGGTGTTGATTTTACGCAGGATAATGCTTTTAGATATGCTGATCCTAGTACGCATTATGGAAGTACAACAACTCCTGGTAATGCCGGTTTTTACACGGAGTCAAATAACTATTTCGCAAACATTACGTCTACTACAAGATTGGTATATGACAATGTGTTTGCAGATAAGCATAGCTTAACTGCTGGAGTTTATATGGAGTATGTTAAAACACACTCTAGATCTAGTGGATTTACTGGTTACGGAATTAATCCTACTTTGCCAGGTGTACCTGCAGGGATTAGTGAAGGAACACCAGATAACGAATTAATTCCAACGGTTTCAGGAAGTGTTCTAGAGCGTGGTTTGTTCTCATATTTTGGATTGGTTAACTATGATTTTGACGGACGTTTTGGTATAGATGCTTCTATAAGACGAGATGCTTCTTCTAAGTTTGCTGATGAAAACAAATGGGCTACATTTTACTCTGTTGCTGGTAGATGGAACATATCTAATGAGGAATTCCTTGCAGGAAACAAGACTATTAATAACTTGAAACTAAGAGCGAGTTACGGTACTTCTGGTAACCAAGATGCTGTTGCGGATTATTCTGAATCTACGGCCTATGGACAAACTTCTTATAATGGTAACACTGGAATTGCCTTTGGAAGAATTGGAAATCCAGAGTTGAAATGGGAGGTGTCTAACCAATTTAATGTTGGTTTGGATTATGACTTGTTTAATTATAGATTATCAGGTTCTGTTGAATATTATAACAATAAAACAACAGATTTATTTGTAACCTATAATTTATCTCAGGCGTCTGCTGGTGTAGGAAGTATCCAAGCAAATGCTGGATCTATGAGAAATGCTGGTTTTGACGTTAGCTTAACTGGAGTTTTAGTGCGAACTGACGATTTCCAATTTGAATTGAATGGAAATTTCAACTATAACGAAAATGAAATCTTAGATTTAGGACAAGTTAATGAATTTGAGCAAGGAACCTCTATTATTAGGGAAGGTTTGCCTCTTGGGTCTCATTATATTGTTGGTTGGGCAGGTGTAAACCCAGCGAATGGACAACCTTTGTACTATGATTTGGATGGTAATGTTACTAATGTATATAGTGAAACTAATTCTGTTGCAAAATATGGAAGTTTTAACCCTGTTTGGACTGGTGGTTTTGGAGCTAGAGTGACTTATAAAGCTTTTGAATTGTCTACATTATTTACTTTTGCAGCTGATTATTACAGGTTTAATAACCAAACGTTTTTCCAAGAAAATCCTAACTTTGCCCAGTACAACTTGTCTACAGCAATGTTAGATATGTGGCAACAACCTGGCGACATTACTGAAATCCAAAGTAGTGATTTCAACAGAGAATTCTCTTCTAAAGATATTGAAGATGCCTCGTTTACTAAGTGGAGAAATTTGACAATAGCCTATAATCTTCCTCAAAGATACATTGACAGTATCGGTTATATCAGTGGCTTAAGATTATATGCTCAAGGACAAAACCTTTATACTTGGA
Coding sequences within it:
- a CDS encoding DUF3352 domain-containing protein yields the protein MKYFFASFFIALLFSCNTNYTEQPQPNQLIPEETEVILKTSNLENLRSSLNNNDLIKALSKNNNAAANFKDLGFLSYLNTDHPVYIAFSQNQNDSLKFAVITKNLPSLIKFDSLIKHTEDIIKTKSKSIYKTTLEDQVFYSTIIDSIFFASNSKHLVELARPKISTDLELQKALNASSSDKTFSVIYKSNDQFPKVFKTEELSSAKLSDYLMLDVTLSQDDISLNGITKAIDSSKSLINIFKNTVPQENKISNVCPPNTEAFLSFTYNNYKTFQEQLNRFNKKDSLTAPNALFENINEIGLIYNKDSKAIFLNSIDQTSTLEQLKESNPIETYRDISIYNFDFQTIFKEQFSPLITVENASHYITLDDYFVFSDNLELLKDIISNYQNDHTLSSQGYYKNLTEQLSDESSLLIYGNNEELFSVLKQNFTNDIEFNTNEYKASAMQFIYDSDFAHVNASIKKHKAKQSSNAVSEEFTITLDNDLLTTPQFVTNHITKQKDIVVQDVKNNLYLISNEGKVHWKKQLQGKILGKIEQIDIYKNGRLQLAFATPHRVYVIARNGKDVSPFPLNFKDEITQPLSVFDYDKKKKYRLLVTQGKEVLMYDQRGKTVKGFTFKKAAHTINTQPQHFRIGRKDYIVFAEGTKLQILDRVGKTRVRVNDAINFSSNNIYLYDDKFTTTTNKGVLLQVNQSGKINSADLNLSQSHHLTTTSKTLVTLSENKLTIKSHSIELDYGDYTEPKIFYVNDKIYVSTTDLQSKKIYLFDSQGKSIPNFPIYGNSTIDLDSIDKDKNVEIVTKGESNSLIIYKIN
- a CDS encoding ribonuclease HII translates to MLLSNFSKFSIECGTDEAGRGCLAGPVTAAAVILPKQLKNTLINDSKALTELKRKLLKPVIEDKATAYAFTHIWPEEIDNINILNASILAMHKAILQLQPQPEFIIVDGNKFKPFNDIPFETIVKGDGKYLSIAAASIIAKTERDAYMERIHAEFPMYNWKKNKGYPTKEHREAIRKYGITKYHRKSFRLLPEQLKLEL
- a CDS encoding TonB-dependent receptor — translated: MKLKLTWLMTLFMALVMQFSYAQEKTVTGTVISEADGLPLPGVNVIVKGTTRGVQTDFDGNYTITASTGETLVFSFVSMKTVEMKVGSSSSINVSMQEDVAALEEVVVVGYSSRDETKVSGAVSVVKAEAIEQVPIASFDQILQGQAPGVQVSAGSGQPGRSARVRIRGNGSINGSNTPLYIVDGIQVGAGDFAALNPNDFENISVLKDASATAQYGSRGANGVIVVTTKKGAFGEKTEFKYRTQYGISKVGNSRFSMMNSQELLNFQRLIGSGLGADKTDAEIAELAQVDTNWEDYFFRTAQTVSHEISMTGGSEKSRYYSSLSYFDQEGISVRSDFKRFTFRNNFESRPNDKTKIGFNSLVAYSIDHGVDSEASVTLQNPYAAVYLASPYDAPYNADGTFATGNGRVGANALENLYDNGREGKQIRFTGSVYAERELFKNISARTDLGVDFTQDNAFRYADPSTHYGSTTTPGNAGFYTESNNYFANITSTTRLVYDNVFADKHSLTAGVYMEYVKTHSRSSGFTGYGINPTLPGVPAGISEGTPDNELIPTVSGSVLERGLFSYFGLVNYDFDGRFGIDASIRRDASSKFADENKWATFYSVAGRWNISNEEFLAGNKTINNLKLRASYGTSGNQDAVADYSESTAYGQTSYNGNTGIAFGRIGNPELKWEVSNQFNVGLDYDLFNYRLSGSVEYYNNKTTDLFVTYNLSQASAGVGSIQANAGSMRNAGFDVSLTGVLVRTDDFQFELNGNFNYNENEILDLGQVNEFEQGTSIIREGLPLGSHYIVGWAGVNPANGQPLYYDLDGNVTNVYSETNSVAKYGSFNPVWTGGFGARVTYKAFELSTLFTFAADYYRFNNQTFFQENPNFAQYNLSTAMLDMWQQPGDITEIQSSDFNREFSSKDIEDASFTKWRNLTIAYNLPQRYIDSIGYISGLRLYAQGQNLYTWTEFTGFDPEDDNNIAQYEYPTPRTFTIGLDVKF